The following coding sequences are from one Ornithodoros turicata isolate Travis chromosome 1, ASM3712646v1, whole genome shotgun sequence window:
- the LOC135376445 gene encoding uncharacterized protein LOC135376445 produces MACHPSVESPAYRERLLVTAQARHEHIKTLTVDEALRVYPFLKDEHTLLLEFEVLYQRNLLPLLEEGFQRLVELIKEHGSEDEVLLITESMEDTSEVGLKIIAARCKEELSIFITENEDMTLSPVLRRQDGSISLFVDAERVCDCSSMLLGLSSLFSAYWIFNVRYPKKGADTLTFIERAVLKLSVTKPRSKCVDLLHFFHALDK; encoded by the exons ATGGCTTGCCACCCCTCTGTCGAGTCTCCTGCCTACCGAGAAAGACTTCTCGTAACAGCCCAAGCTCGTCATGAGCACATCAAAACACTAACAGTGGATGAAGCTCTGCGTGTTTACCCCTTCCTGAAAGATGAGCACACG CTCCTTCTGGAGTTCGAGGTGTTGTACCAAAGAAATCTTCTTCCCCTACTGGAAGAAGGGTTCCAGCGCCTGGTTGAGCTCATCAAGGAGCACGGCTCAGAGGATGAGGTCCTTCTCATCACGGAGAGCATGG AAGACACCAGCGAAGTGGGACTCAAAATAATTGCAGCCAGATGTAAAGAAGAGCTCTCAATCTTCATAACAGAG AACGAAGACATGACCCTCTCTCCTGTGTTACGACGACAAGATGGAAGCATCAGTCTCTTTGTTGATGCTGAGCGTGTCTGCGACTGCTCCTCCATGCTTCTCGGTCTGTCATCACTGTTCTCAGCCTACTGGATCTTCAACGTCAGATACCCAAAAAAAGGTGCTGACACTCTCACCTTCATTGAAAGGGCAGTCTTGAAATTGTCAGTCACCAAGCCGCGGTCAAAGTGTGTAGACCTCCTGCACTTTTTTCATGCTCTGGACAAATAA